The stretch of DNA AAACAGTGATCGGTTGCTAATCTGTTGATTTTGTTGGCGATCCCGGCAGGATTCGAACCTGCGACCATCGGCTTAGAAGGCCGGTGCTCTATCCAACTGAGCTACGGGACCTCGCCTTTGAGAAAGTCGAAGAAAAATCAGCCAATCAGCAAGAATTGACCGCAGCCTTAACGTGTCGGCTAAGCGAAGACAAGCGCTCAATGTGTCCAGGGCACTGAACGATCGAAGCGGAAATTATCTGAATAGGAAACCTGACGGCGCTTCTGTTCATGCGGCTCGAACAGCCGATAAGGAATTGTGTTGCGCGTCGCATAAGCAACAGCCTCTTCCTTACCGTCGAAAAATAGACGAATCTGGCTTCTCATATCGCCTGACGAGGTATACCCCATCAAGGGCTCGACCTTACGCGGGCTTTCCGGTTCAAATTCGAGAATCCATTGATCGGTCTTGGCCTTGCCAGACTGCATGGCTGTCTTAGCTGGACGATAAATGCGTGCAACCATTTGAAAAACCTTGAACTAATTCACTTTCTCGCCCTCAGCAGGACGAAGCGTTATATAAGGCAATAGTTGAGGCGTTGCCCCATGTCAACGCGACAAAGATACTTGTTTGCAGCTTGCAAAGCTGAGCATCATCTGGATGAGCATAGTCAGATGAAAATGAAAGGAGTTATTTGGGGTTACAATGTGATTGGCCGATCGATACAGCTAGCGGCGGAGAAATCGCAATGCTTGCTTGCTTGAGGCTGCTTTCCTTCAGATGGCGCGTCAGCGCAGGCGAACCAGCGGGCAATGTCATCGGGCCCCGAAAACGATCCAGACCTATTTCCCTATAGAGCGAAAGCTAAGCAGTTTCCACTGGTGTCTTATGTCTGTATTAGATGTTGTCTCGAGCATTGTGGGTTAAATATATGCGTCTTCAGTCCCCATGGGCACCCCGTCTATCGGAAAATGGCAATAATCCTGCAAATCGTCTTGTCGAGGCTCTGTCAGAAGACATTCTTTCAGGACAATTGGTTGGGGGCGACAGACTGCCTGCCCATCGCGATCTGGCCTGGAAACTGAACCTTGGAGTAGGAACGGTTACAAAAGCCTATGCGATGCTTGAACGACGCGGCCTTGCGCGTAGCGTAAAGGGCAGCGGTACATTCGTGGCGGTTTTTGAGTCTCGCAAGGGGCCTGCCATTGATTTTTCTGTAAACCGCTTGCCTGTTATGCTCAGTGACAGGCTGTTGGCTGGCACACTTTCGACGATCTCCAGAAAAATTGATTCCGCGCATGTCAATCTTTACCCACCCCCTGCCGGTCATGATGAGCATCGGCGCTTATTGGCACGGTGGCTCGAAAGTCTTGGCATTCAAGCGGCACCAAAACGGATTATATTAACCGGAAGTGGGCAGCAGGCACTTTGGCTCGCTTTCGATATTCTATGCGGCGGCAGAGGTCTGATTATCACAGAACGGCTTAGCTATTCGGGAGCTATAGCACTTGCCCGCTACCGTGGTCATCCGATGCGAAGCGTCGATATTGATGCAGAAGGCTTGGTGCCGGATGATCTTGATCGGGTTCTCACCGAGGAGGAAAACAGCGGGCGCCGTCGGCTCGTCTATCTTACGCCTACACTGCACAACCCCACGACAATTTCTATGGGGGAAGCGCGCAGAAAAGAAATAGTTGATGTCTGCCGCAGACGAAACGTCCCAATCGTCGAGGATGGCGTCTATACGTTGGGGGCCAGTCCGGACAATCCACCGCTCATTGCCCTGGCAGCTGATCGCGTCTTTCATGTTACCAGCCTGTCCAAATCACTTAGTCCGGGGTTGCGGCTGGGCGTTCTGGTGTTGCCATCGGGCTGGGTAGAGCGCGCGGAAGAAGCATTGCGCGCATTGCCACTATCCTCTTCGCCGGTGGATTATGCGCTTCTTGAAGAGTGGTCAACCAGTGGCGTGATGGAAACAGTGAGAGACACATTGCGGGCCGAAGCGCGTAAAAGGGCAAAACTTGCCCGATCATTCTTTGATAACAGCATTATCATGACCAACGACAATGCTTTTCATGCGTGGCTCCCGATGCCTCATTGGGAAGCTGAAGCGTTTGAGACAGCGGCGGCAGCGCTCGGTGTTGTTGTTACACAGCCGGACGCTGTGCGTGCTGATCGCAACGATGAAGCGACGGGCATCCGGCTGTGCCTGGGCGGGCCTGGCATGGAAGACCTTGCCGCGGGGCTTACATTGCTCTCGCGGTTGAAGATAAGTGACCCTTCTTGAACTCTCAAGATTGTGATTGAGTTCTAGGAAATTATCATGGCCTGTCGATGATTGTTCTTCTCGAACAAAAATTGCGTTACCAGCGGAAGCTGGACGACACCATAACCTCTCTGCCATCTCCGTAAAGACACTTTGAAAATTCGCAAACAGCGTATTCTTTGTTGAAGAGATTGCTCGCATTCAATGACAGGCTGATGTTCTTGCTCACTTCATAACGGACCATGGCATCAACAAGCGTATAGCCCGGAATTGATTTATCTATGCCCGATGCGCGGGTCGTGCCGGTGTATCGGATGCCACCTCCAACAGTCAGCCCGTCGATGCCGAGCTGAGCCGCATCATAAGTCATCCAGAGTGCCGCTTGATGATAGGGCGTGTTTTCACTGCGCTGACCAAGTTGCAAAAGGTCTTCACTTTTGGTGATCCGTGCGTCCGTATAGCCATATGATCCCACCATCGTGAGGTAATTGGTAAGCTCGGCTTTGGCCTCAAGCTCAAATCCGCGCGCACGCCGTTGACCGATCTGTGTGAGTTCATCTGCAAGCGTACGAGTGACGATATTGTTCTGATCAAGCTGATAGACGGCTGCGCTGAACAGCATATTGGTGCCGGTTGGCTGATAACGAATGCCGGCTTCAATCTGTTCTCCCGTCATAGGTGAGAAATTCATGTCTTCGACATATTCAGACACCGAGATCGG from Brucella sp. BE17 encodes:
- a CDS encoding ETC complex I subunit produces the protein MVARIYRPAKTAMQSGKAKTDQWILEFEPESPRKVEPLMGYTSSGDMRSQIRLFFDGKEEAVAYATRNTIPYRLFEPHEQKRRQVSYSDNFRFDRSVPWTH
- a CDS encoding PLP-dependent aminotransferase family protein, with the protein product MRLQSPWAPRLSENGNNPANRLVEALSEDILSGQLVGGDRLPAHRDLAWKLNLGVGTVTKAYAMLERRGLARSVKGSGTFVAVFESRKGPAIDFSVNRLPVMLSDRLLAGTLSTISRKIDSAHVNLYPPPAGHDEHRRLLARWLESLGIQAAPKRIILTGSGQQALWLAFDILCGGRGLIITERLSYSGAIALARYRGHPMRSVDIDAEGLVPDDLDRVLTEEENSGRRRLVYLTPTLHNPTTISMGEARRKEIVDVCRRRNVPIVEDGVYTLGASPDNPPLIALAADRVFHVTSLSKSLSPGLRLGVLVLPSGWVERAEEALRALPLSSSPVDYALLEEWSTSGVMETVRDTLRAEARKRAKLARSFFDNSIIMTNDNAFHAWLPMPHWEAEAFETAAAALGVVVTQPDAVRADRNDEATGIRLCLGGPGMEDLAAGLTLLSRLKISDPS